The sequence GTTAGTGGGCCAGTGTAGGATCACCTTGGGGTTGAGTTTagtcagaccaggcatttgccTGAGATGATGTAGCACCAAACTAAAGGGTGTTTTCCCCTGAGAAGCTTTTATTAGTTGGCAGGACCTGTAGTCAGACCAActgtctgcctccagcccacTGTTGGTACCACTtgactggtgtgtgtggttatcttcccttCACCCAAGGGCAGGAATCACTTTGGAGTGGTGTTGGCCCCTGTCATGGTTGCTTGCACACTGCCTGGTTTGTGCTAGCAGAGGGGAATTGCTGCTAATGCGGTGTGTGGCTGATGTGGCTGCTGGTATGGGGCctgcagttttgtttgtttggttttttttaaagatttatttatttattcatgatagacacagagagagagagagagagagagagagagagaggcagagacacaggcagagggaggagcaggctccacgcagggagcatcagggagccggatgcgggacttgatcccgggaccccaggatcgtgccctgggccaaaggcaaggggCCTGCAGTTTTAAGGAGGCATGCTGCTCTTCAGTTGGACTCACTGCCACTGGAGGATTGAGGCTTCTCAAAGCACAGAGATTGGGAGACAAGGTGTTGGCAAGGTATATCAGTATTCTGGGGAGGGGACCCTCAGTGCTGGGACTGAGGCATTCTTGGCGAGAGGGGGCAGATCCCCTAAGTGGGCAGATGGTGGTACAAGCAAGGTAGGTAATGAGTGTTGGCTCTGGGCTAGTTCCCAGAAGTAGCCATGTGTTCAttctgggaggtggggaagggaagtGGTTCCACctagctcctttgttcctgagggagtcacccagggatctctatCGCTTGGAGACACACATTGAAATTAGCAAATAACCCTCCCCGATGCCCCAGGCTGCTGCGTATATACTGTATCTCTACGGATTGTTTGTAGTGCTGCCTCTTTAAGAGTGGGGACTCAGTTGGCTCTCCCAGAAAGCAGcgtgctgatttttttaaatcccaggcTTTAAGTCCCACTGATTGTGAGAACTCAAAAAATTCAGACCCTCTAATTATCAAAGCCCCTCTAATTATTAAATTATCATCTTTCCCATGCAGACTCTCCTATATGACagtctttctctcccctctctctgtccatGGCTCCCTCCTTTCTAAGGACTCCAGGGTTTGTTTAGCTCTGAACACATAtccacccttcctaccctcttcacTGTGGCCTCTTTTCCACCTTTagtgtggagtttgttctgccagtcttttagttcttttctgggtgtgtgtgtgtgtgtgtgcgcgcggtttttttttttaaagattttatttatttattcataagagacacaaagggaaaggcagatggagaagcaagctccctgtggggagcctgattcaggacttgatcccaggaccccccggatcacaacttgagctaaaggcagatgctcagccactgccactcaggtgtccctcttttctGGGACAAGATGTGTTATTTACACTGATATGAGCGTTAACCTAATTGTATCTGTGGGCtgaggtgagcttagggtcctcccATTCCACCGTCTTACCAGATGCTACACCTCCATTCCCTTTTATCTTTCAGAAATGTCTCAGTGTTTATAGTTCATTGATAAgaacttttcctgtttttttttttttgtagagctatagattttcttttttttatccttaagCCTTTTCCCATTTCAGTGGCATTTGGAGAAGAGAATATTAATATGTAAGTTCAGCCCATTCTTCTTGAATCTGAATATTCATCTTCTCTTACTCTACATGTTCTCTAGGTAATATCATTCACATATttcatttaccatttttataATGATGGGTTCCAAATCTATGTCCTACCTAAAGTCTCTTACCTACAGAGCTCTATTTAATTGTCAGCTAGTGGATATCCACCCTCATGTCCCATGGCACTTCAAACTGtcccatcaacaggtgaatggataaacaaattatggtgtAAACACACAATGCAGTACTACTTagcaattaaaaagaatgaactgttGATACACAGAACAACATGATTGAATCTTAAAatgatgccaagtgaaagaagccagacaaaaaagaatatatattgtattattccatttatctaAAACTCTAGGAAATATCACTCTATAATGATAGCATATCAGTGATTAACCAGGGGAGGTTACTGTCTTGGGGTAGGGGGATAGGGTAAGAGGGGAGATAGGAAGGAGGGATTGGAAGGATTTCATTGTGTGAtagatacatttatttctttgaccgTGATAATGGTttcaaaacccagaaaaaaaaaaaaaaaaacacccagaaaagTTTACACTTTATACATGTTCACTTTATTGTATGCCAGTTATACCCAAATAAAGCTGGAAGAAAATTCTCAATATTAAAGGCTTTTAATAGAAAAACAGCAGTTCCTGCCCactcttctttttccccatccCAGTCCTCTTCCCCAAAGGCAGCGACTTTGAACTTTTTCAGGGATCTTCTGATACTTGGGCCATGTTCTAATATGCTTACTCTGTTACTTAGTGATTCTTTCATTTAGAACTTCAGGCAGTCTCTATTTATTCTCTTATTATGGCAGTTGATAATTTGTCTTACTCTACCTTTTTTACTTATCCGCCCAACCTTCTAACACAGCTCTTGATTAAATCAATCGTGAGTGCTAGCATTACTAGGAACATTAAATATTGTACATTACTGAGTCAAGTACTATGCTTTGattgcttgtatttcttttttttttaagatttttaaaaatttattcatgagagacaacagagagagagagagagagagagagaggcagagggagaagcaggctccatgcagggagccaacgtCGGACTCCatactgggtctccagaatcacaccctgggccaaaggcggcactaaaccgctgagccactcgggctgcccctttatttctttagtacccttcctcttttttaatgtagtaactgcatttttttccccatttactttgtttttatgtacctacagctaatttttttttctgatgtccCAGCAGATTTTTAGACATGTAACAGCAGTTTTTCCAGATGCTCAAAATATCATATAACCTGTCAATTCCAGTCCCCCATTCCCATTCCCTAAGACATTCCTCCTTGCCCTGATTGCTTTCTGCAATAGATACATAGCTGCCATGCTAAGGCTTCCTCTTGCCATTCTCCAGTTTTGGATCAACTAATTCCTGAGTCCtatgtcatttttcttcatggTTTATTCATATTCCTTCAGTTGGTTTTAGGAATCCTGTGTCTTCTAGTTGCTtcaaagttaacattttttattccttACAGAGCCAAAAAGGTCATTATTTTACTGTTACCTAAATGTTTGGTTGGGTATAGAATTCCAGGTTAAAAGTAATATTCTTTGAGAATATTAGAGTTATTTTTGCACTGTCTCCTAGTATCTGATATTAGATATTCAGAAGCAAGGAATCTGcctaagagtctctctctctccctatccctttgcccttccccctgctcatgctctctctcaaataaatatataaatcttaaaaataaattgtagttaAAGCCCAGAAATGTTTTACTAGTAAGGTTGCAGTGTGATGCCAGCTTTTTCATTTGGTAAACTAGTACCCTTCTGTTGTGAAAAATGTTCTTATGTTCTTTGATTATCATCCATCCATACACCCCCATTTTCCCTGTTCTTTCTGAAACTCCTTTAGTCATGTGTTGGACACTTGGACTGATCCTCTGATTGGGAGGATTTTCTCTCTGATTGTCCATCTCTTCCCTCAGTTTTATCTTCTATCCTTCtgtagtttgttttattttttattcgtgctatcttattttaattttctctagcACTCCATCCATTTTAAATGACTGCAGTAACTTCTCATTTAAGATattaaggtttttgtttattctgtgatttgttttcttctgttcccTATATCTCTGTTTCCTCCAAATATTCAATTATCtacttgtttgttttggtctctaTTTGATGTGGGAGGCTTTGTTCAAATGCCTGATGATCCTTGGCTGCCCATTTATATTTGTGTGGGGCACTAAAAAGCTCCATTTGCAAGAATGGGGGTTGTTAGTAATGGACTTCATAGTAGGGTGAATTCAAGGTCAACTGTCTTTTTCATTGTCAGAATGTAGAGCTCTTCAAGACTGTTGAATTTTTTCATAGAATGAGGATGGTGGGTATATGCCTGAGCAGAACAGGAACAGGAAGATAAGGGCTTCACGTTTCTGTAGGTAGACTGTTATTCAGTCACCCTCTTTTCACTTTGTGCTGTATTCTTGCCCTGTGCCTGATGCCCCAAGTGCACACCATCACTAGCTGCCTTTTTCCTGGAAACAACCCCGGTAGAATGCAGTAGTCCTCTGGCTACTGGGGTAAGTGTGAGGGTAGCCTCTTGTGTTACTTGGTATCTCAAAGAACTTAGATTTTCAGAGTATTTAGGGCACGTCAGCTCCTTGTCACCTGAATCCCTCCACTCCTAGTTCTTAGTCTGTCCTGTGTTCCATTATGTcactttccattccttttttttttttaaagattttatttatttattaatgagagacacacagagagagagagagagagaggcagagacacaggcagagggagaagcaggctccatgcaggaggcccgacatgggactcgatgccgggtctccaggatcatgccttggactgaaggtggcactaaaccgctgagccacccgggctgcctctcaCTTTCCATTCCTCTAATAGTTTCCTGTCTTGGAAAGGTTGGGGcttgttgtttttgttctccAGAAAAGTCAGATATGCTCATGTGGTCTCTTCTGTTCACTTACCAATGGGTTagtaccttttttttctctttattataattttagtgAGGAAGCATGAGGAGGGAAAGGGGGTCAACATCTGTGATTAGTGTGCCAGGTTTATCCAGAAGTCATCTGTATTCTCTAAAGTGTAATCATCACAATCtgatgtttattgagtgcttactaaaTGCCAAACACTATTTGAAGTGTACTACACTTATTAATTCCATTCTCATGACAGTCTTACGGAACAGGTACTACTATTATTGCCAtgttacagatgaaaaaattaatgcacagaaaAGTTAATTTGACAAAGTCACACAAAGCCAATGAATGGGGTCCAGCATACCAGCTCAGCTGTCAGACTCTAGAGATACtccctgcttaaaactctccaatAGTATTTCATTCCTTGATTTGAAAATCCAGGCAATTTACCATTGtcattcctggtctccaggatcaggcccagcaTACCTCCAATCTCACCTCTCTTACTTGGACCCTAACACCACCTCTTTGACCTTATATTCTAGCCACTCTGAGCTTGCCCTGCATATACACATTCTAGTGATACTCATGCCTTTTCTGTGCTGTTCCTCTGCCCCAAACATTCCTTCACTCTCTAGAATGCTTAGTACAGTGTTTGGGTGTTCCAGTATATACTTATAAATGGGATATTTGCATAATTTATTTTACCTAGCAATCAATTCATGCTTTGCTTTTGATTTGACTTAGctcatcttcttaaaaaatgtataatttaatagaactataatattccattgcgtaTGAAGTGTTCATAAGTCTAACAGACCAACTGAAATTATCTCCTTAAAATTTGACtatattgaggggcacctggctggcacagtcagtaGAGTACATGACTCAattccacattgggcatagagattagtttagaggggatccctgggtggcgcagcggtttagcgcctgcctttggcccagggcgcgatcctggagacccgggatcgaatcccacatcgggctccaggtgcatggagcctgcttctccctctgcctgtgtctctgcctctctctctctctctgtgactatcataaataaataaaaatttaaaaaaagagagatcagtttagaaatacataaaagtgaaaaaaattgacTGTATTGAGAGAGATAAAGATTCTTTTGGAGTGTAAGTGAAAAGGCGTATGAATAGtaaattaatttcattcatttgttattaaaatgttttctaaccTTACTTATCTTGCTGTTTTTCTTAATAGCCCTTTCTTCCCCTTGCAAATTTGGAATGTTCACCAAACATTGAAACTTTCCTTTGCAAAGCTTTCGTACCAGCGTGCACAGACCAAATTAATGTGGTTCCACCTTGTCGTAAGTTTTGTGAGAAAGTATATTCTGATTGCAAAAAACTAATCGACACTTTTGGTATGCGATGGCCTGAGGAACTTGAATGTGACAGGTAAATTATGTTTTCAACTAAAAGCTAccaataatcttttatttttttttatttttttttaccaataatCTTTTAATGCTGGTGTTAGTTTTCCAGAACATTTGTGACAGggtttcattatttcattcaacaaatgtttattgtacACTTAACATATGCCAGCCACTGGGGTGATAAGCTTTTGGACATAATGGTGAGCAAAAACAGATTTGCAGTGAGAACTTTGCAGTGATATGGGGAAGAACAAATAGtaatcaaataattataataataaatgtaaaattttaaccATGCTAGATACAACAAAAGAGAAGTACACAGTTCTCTGAGAACATGTAATGGTGCCTTTGACCCAAACTGGGGGGAAATGAACTTATCAATTCACTGACCTTTTTGCACATTGACCTTGATTAATAACTTTTGTCTCCTATTCTCTAGACATTAGGGGATTGTAATTTGAGTTATTCTGCTGATATAATGAGACTTTACACGATAACCTGGGAAAGAAGCTGTGTCtacctttctgtttctttatatatagACTAAAGGAAGTATATAGATGCTTTGTGGAAGTCATACACTTCTGGTGAACACATACTTGTTTTTAGGAACAATTGGTAATATATAGTAAAGTTGAGCATACTCATACCTTACATTCTAGGCAATCCCCCTCTATAGAAACTTTTACACAAACAGTGGATCATACATAAGAATACtgattgttgggatccctgggtggcgcagcggtttggcgcctgcctttggcccagggcgtgatcctggagacccaggatcgaatcccacatcgggctcccggtgcatggagcctgcttctccctctgcctgtgtctctgcgcctctctctctctctgtgactatcataaataaataaaaattaaaaaaaaaatactgattgcTAATTATtcgtaattttttttaaaaatggaaaaactgaaagtCCATTGTAGAAGAATGACTAGTAAATTGTGATGTACTTATACACTAGAATACTACCATATAGTTGATAAAATTAATGTAGTTGATCCACATCTATAAGCATggataaatctaaaaattaagtaaaaataggATGCTATAGGATGATATATATAGTACGgtgtcatttatataaaattcaaaacctgTGAAACAATACTATATAATATTATGGTTAGAAAATCAcataagaaagattttttttaaatgcataaggAGAATAAAAACTGAACGTATGGTAATGAGTAtttctggggagagagaaaaagagagtaaaaCCAGAAAGGGGTCCCACCTGAGATCTAatgttatattgttttattttaaaagatataaagcaaaactgacataatattaagtttttaaaatgttggtagATACATAATGTTCTTTATCTGggcatgtattttattatttgctacTCTTATCTATATctaaagcatgttttttttttatttttttattttattttattttattttttatgatagtcacagagagagagagagagagaagcagagacataggcagagggagaagcaggctccatgcaccggaagcccgatgtgggattcaatcccgggtttccaggatcgcgccctgggccaaaggcaggcgccaaaccgctgcgccacccagggatccctcgcatgttttattttttttttatttttattttttttttcctcgcaTGTTTTAAACGTTTTCTTTTTgctgcacctggctggctcagctggtgtagcatgcgactcttgatgctggggttatgagtttgaatcccacattgggtgtacagattacttaaaaataaaatcttttaaaaaattaaataaatttttaaaaatttaaataaataaatatttaagtaaaataaatgttttcttgttAAAAACTCCcactaatttatttaaatttttttaaagattttatttattttagagagagagcgagagagcacagtgtggggagggacagaggaagagagagaagcagacttcctggtgagtagggagcccagtgtaggttGCAGTCCCAGGAcaacgagatcatgacctgagctgaagtcagacacttaaccgactgagccacccaggtgccctaaagctCCCACTAATTTTTAAACCATACAGATCCTCCAAATTAATATTGGTGTGTAGAAATTTAACTGagtagacagatgaatggatgaagaagatgtggtctatatatacaatgggatattactcagccatcagaaaagacaaatacccaccatttacttcaacatggtattacgctgagtgaaataagtcaatcagagaagaacagtcatcatatggtttcactcataagggaaatataagaaatagtgaaagggattataagagaaaggaggggaactgagttgGAAAAATTAGatagggaaacaaaccatgagagactcctaactctggaaaacagataAAGGGTTGTGGAAGAGGTGGtgagggggggatggggtgactgggtgacgggcactgagaagggcacttgatggggtgaccattgggtgttatactatatgttggcaaatttaatttaagtttaaaactgtaaaaaaaaaaatttaactgagtaGTAGTTtttcacaaaatagaaatatacttCACTCTGCTATGCCGTAAACAAGGGAGgcaagaagtacaaacttccagttatgtcATGAGGATATAGTGTATGGttaataacattatattagttttgtgACAGATGGTGATTAGATTTACCTGGGACCATTTCtcaatgtatataaatgtcaaatcactatgttgtacacctaccTAAAACTCAAATAATACGGTATGCcaactatatctcaattaaaaaaaacagccaaaCAAACAGAATAGTGATGTGAATTAAGCTGGTCTGAGTCTACCTCTTGGTGATCTTCTGTAGAGATCACCTAACCCAATCCAGGAAAGGGAAGGGTCTCATTTCAGTCAATTTTAGCTGTTAACACCTTAGTCATATGATTGAGCCGCTTTACTTGGGGGCATTAGAAAACAAGTGAATTTCCCCATGGCTTATATTTCTAATACTGTAAACAGACAAGCCAGCACTTATTTGTCTGGAGACTACtaattaagataaattttttctttctttcttttttttttaggatgaatTCTTTCTTAGATATTTAGTCTTGgaaacagaaattatttaaaagttattaattggggcacttgactggctcagtcagtggagcatgcaactctttgatctcgaggttgtgagtttaagccccacctagggtgtagagcctacttgaaaaaaagtttacaaaataaaaattattaaattgataATTTTCTGAGTAAGGAAATTTTCATATTCACTTGCCTTGTATTAAACATATGTTAGCGTGTTGGGGCCTCACTAATAACTACAAGTTTTTAGTTAACTTCAAAGCTCTAACCTATAATCTATCAGGTTGTGTGTCCTCCCATCAATTATGAATGCATAAGGTAGCACTTTATAGCTGGAAAGCATACATTAAAATAGTGAATCAATAAAAATGTTGACTtcagtttttatcatttttacagATTGCAGTACTGTGATGAGACTGTTCCTGTAACTTTTGATCCACACACACAGTTTCTTGGTCCTCAGAAGAACACAGAGCAAGTCCAGAGAGACATTGGATTTTGGTGTCCAAGGCATCTTAAGACTTCTGGGGGACAAGGCTATAAGTTTCTGGGGATTGACCAGTGCGCGCCTCCATGCCctaacatgtattttaaaagcgATGAGCTAGAGTTTGcaaaaagttttattggaatagtTTCAATATTTTGTCTCTGTGCAACTCTTTTCACATTCCTTACTTTCTTAATTGATGTTAAAAGATTCAGATACCCAGAGAGACCAATTATATATTACTCCGTCTGCTACAGCATTGTGTCCCTGATGTACTTTATCGGATTCTTGTTAGGCGATCGCACAGCCTGCAACAAGGCAGATGAGAAGCTAGAACTAGGTGACACAGTAGTTCTGGGTTCTCAGAATAAGGCTTGCACTGTTCTgtttatgtttctgtattttttcacaATGGCTGGCACCGTGTGGTGGGTGATTCTTACCATTACGTGGTTCTTAGCTGCAGGAAGAAAATGGAGTTGTGAAGCCATTGAACAAAAAGCAGTGTGGTTTCATGCTGTTGCATGGGGAATACCAGGTTTTCTGACTGTTATGCTTCTTGCTATGAACAAAGTTGAAGGAGACAACATTAGTGGCGTTTGCTTTGTTGGCCTTTATGACCTGGATGCTTCTCGCTACTTTGTACTCTTGCCACTGTGCCTTTGTGTGTTTGTCGGGCTGTCTCTTCTTTTAGCTGGCATTATTTCCTTAAATCATGTTCGACAAGTTATACAACATGATGGCCGGAACcaagagaaactaaagaaatttATGATTCGAATTGGAGTCTTTAGTGGCCTGTATCTTGTGCCACTGGTGACACTTCTGGGATGTTACGTCTATGAGCAGGTGAATAGGATCACCTGGGAGATAACCTGGGTCTCTGACCACTGTCGTCAGTACCATATCCCGTGTCCTTATCAGGTAAAGAGCGTTTGTATTAGTTCAttacactatttcttttttaaagattttatttatttgagagagctcacaagcggggggtggggagtgcagaaggagaagcaggcttctcgctgaactagatcccaggaccctgagggcatgacctgagccaaaggcagatagttaactgagccccccaggtacccctgtatTAGTTCACTATTTAGCTTTAATCTGGAGAATGTTCCCTGGAAGTACACTTGAACTAGTCATGACCATAACATTTGATCTCCTGTAAGAAAGTCCAGCAGATAGAGGAAATGATTCTTCATGCATTAGATGAAACTGGGATCCATGCCTCCAGAGCTGCTCTGTCCTCAAGTTTTGGCTTTGGTTACAGGTTGGAGTGCCTCCTGTagctcttcttttaaaattaaattcagtttcAAAGGCAGATAATAATGAGGAACAGAAACAGAAGAACAGGTCTGTCAACTTCTGCTGAATTGGGAgttgtttttcattcttcttccgTAGTAGGAAGAGACCTTATTTGGGTATATTTAATTTGATcatattatcttataatttttggttttgtatatGCTTATAAAAGCAGAACTTATTTTACTGTATTGTATTGATACTTATTTCACCCTAACCAACCAAATTTTTTATAACATAAACAACAATGTGTAAAGACTCTAAAATAGTATGTTGTTCCAATGAGTTTAAGTGTGATTTTTTGGTTGATTATAATGAGGGAAAGTAGATGAATTCTTAGAACCAAATATTTTGGCAATTATAAGAGGCTGCTATACTTACAGGAAAAAATGCTGGGAAATCAAGCCAAGATTTAGGATGTTCTTCCTAAATATATTTCCCCtttctaattatatattttgataaacaGATAAAAGTTCTTCATTCAGAACTTTAATAAagaatgcacttaaaaaaaaaagaaaagaaaaaaaaagggggggtggatccctgggtggcgcagcggtttagcgcctgcctttggcacagggcacgatcctggagacccgggatcgaatcccacgtcgggctcccagtgcatggagcctgtttctccctctgcctatgtctctgcctctctctcactgtgtgcctaccataaattaaaaaaaaaaaaaatgcacttaaaGCAGCACCATTCATTATATTACGTTATgtcaaacattttataataaaacagaCTGGAGATTTATACTTTTTGTATGAGTTTTACATTGACTATATAGATTTCTCTCCACTTTAAATGCAccactgaaatttttattcactttttttttttttgtaggctaAAACAGAAACTCGACCAGAATTGgctttatttatgataaaatatctGATGACATTAATTGTTGGCATCTCTGCTGTCTTCTGGGTTGGAAGCAAAAAGACATGCACAGAATGGGCTGGGTTTTTTAAACGAAATCGTAAGAGAGAGTAAGAATCTATTTAATTATCTGATGTTGTTTTAATTAAGTAGAACAAATACCAAGGAACTATTTAAGTCCTCACTCAGTGGAGTTTCATTATGTCAGCTATTATGTcaaatttggaattctttttcctGGAGCCTGGAGAaacatactttattttgtttGGCACTCATTAAAATAGTCTTTGACCTACACTATTCTATTGAAATATGAATGAAAGATTTGTAAAGTGTGCATTTTCTTTCCACAGCTTATATTCAAGATTATTACTGTTGTCACTGGATTCATTATTTGGTgcagcattttaaatttaaatttttcttatcaGTGATAAGAGAATAAATGGGATCAAATATATGTAAGGGAATCTATAAAGTAGGATTCA comes from Canis lupus familiaris isolate Mischka breed German Shepherd chromosome 13, alternate assembly UU_Cfam_GSD_1.0, whole genome shotgun sequence and encodes:
- the FZD6 gene encoding frizzled-6 precursor (The RefSeq protein has 2 substitutions compared to this genomic sequence) produces the protein MEMFTFLLTCVFLPFVRGHSLFTCEPITVPRCMKMAYNMTFFPNLMRHYDQSTAAVKMEPFLPLANLECSPNIETFLCKAFVPACTDQINVVPPCRKFCEKVYSDCKKLIDTFGMRWPEELECDRLQYCDETVPVTFDPHTQFLGPQKNTEQVQRDIGFWCPRHLKTSGGQGYKFLGIDQCAPPCPNMYFKSDELEFAKSFIGIVSIFCLCATLFTFLTFLIDVKRFRYPERPIIYYSVCYSIVSLMYFIGFLLGDRTACNKADEKLELGDTVVLGSQNKACTVLFMFLYFFTMAGTVWWVILTITWFLAAGRKWSCEAIEQKAVWFHAVAWGIPGFLTVMLLAMNKVEGDNISGVCFVGLYDLDASRYFVLLPLCLCVFVGLSLLLAGIISLNHVRQVIQHDGRNQEKLKKFMIRIGVFSGLYLVPLVTLLGCYVYEQVNRITWEITWVSDHCRQYHIPCPYQAKTETRPELALFMIKYLMTLIVGISAVFWVGSKKTCTEWAGFFKRNRKRDPISESRRVLQESCEFFLKHNSKVKHKKKHYKPSSHKLKVISKSMGTSTGATANHGTSAVAITNHDYLGQETLTEIQTSPETSVREVRADGASTPRSREQDCGEPASPAASSSRLCEEQADRKGRAGNGTDKISISESTRSEGRVTPKSDVTETGPMQSSSLQVPGSSEPGSLKGSTSLLVHSASGGRKEHGTGSHSDT